The following proteins are co-located in the Spirosoma montaniterrae genome:
- a CDS encoding cysteine desulfurase family protein: MSVVAPVYLDNAATTRLDPEVLDAMLPLMTEQFGNPSSIHSHGRQVRTAIEKARKTVASLLNTSPAEIFFTSGGTEADNTAIRGSIETYGLTHAITSPLEHHAVLHTLEHLAKQGLVKLSLVNVDEKGHIDLAHLETLLQTNRNAGTPRSLVSLMHGNNEIGNLLDLVRVGELCREYKAIFHSDTVQTMGHFRHDLQQLPVDFIVGAGHKFHGPKGVGFLYVNAERAKIHPFIYGGSQERNMRGGTENVYGIVGLAKALEIAYRDMDAHRRHITSLKRRMIDQLCEKLPEVRFNGDSADVENSLYTVLNVSLPPSEMSDMLLFNLDIAKISASGGSACSSGSNVGSHVLAALPGIDSERGYVRFSFGKYNTPEEIDYAVDTLINLYRKERVAVA; the protein is encoded by the coding sequence ATGTCTGTCGTTGCTCCTGTTTATCTCGATAATGCCGCTACCACCCGGCTCGACCCTGAAGTGCTTGACGCCATGCTACCCCTCATGACCGAGCAGTTCGGCAATCCGTCGTCTATTCATAGCCACGGGCGGCAAGTCAGAACGGCTATCGAGAAAGCCCGCAAAACAGTTGCCTCGTTGCTGAACACCTCACCCGCCGAAATTTTCTTCACGTCGGGCGGCACCGAAGCTGATAATACGGCCATTCGGGGCAGCATCGAAACCTACGGCCTGACCCACGCCATCACGTCGCCCCTCGAACACCATGCCGTGTTGCATACGCTCGAACACCTTGCTAAACAGGGGCTTGTAAAGTTGAGTCTTGTAAACGTTGACGAGAAAGGTCACATCGATCTGGCGCATCTGGAGACGCTGTTACAGACTAACCGGAACGCCGGAACGCCCCGCTCCCTGGTTTCGCTCATGCACGGCAACAATGAAATCGGCAACCTGCTCGATTTGGTCCGGGTGGGCGAACTCTGTCGGGAATACAAGGCTATTTTTCACTCCGATACGGTGCAGACGATGGGCCATTTCCGGCACGATCTGCAACAACTGCCGGTTGATTTCATTGTGGGCGCGGGCCATAAATTTCACGGGCCGAAGGGCGTCGGTTTTCTGTACGTCAATGCAGAGCGGGCCAAAATTCACCCGTTCATTTATGGCGGTTCGCAGGAGCGCAACATGCGGGGCGGCACCGAAAACGTGTACGGCATTGTAGGCTTAGCCAAAGCACTCGAAATTGCCTACCGCGACATGGACGCGCACCGACGCCATATTACATCCCTGAAACGCCGGATGATTGACCAACTCTGCGAGAAACTACCTGAAGTCCGTTTCAATGGCGACTCTGCCGATGTAGAAAATAGTCTGTACACGGTGCTGAACGTGAGCCTGCCGCCATCTGAGATGAGCGATATGCTGCTGTTCAACTTAGACATTGCCAAAATTTCGGCGTCGGGTGGCTCGGCCTGTTCGAGCGGCTCGAACGTCGGTTCGCACGTGCTGGCGGCCCTGCCCGGCATAGACTCTGAACGTGGCTATGTGCGCTTCTCGTTCGGGAAATACAACACGCCCGAAGAAATTGACTACGCTGTCGACACGCTTATAAATTTATACCGAAAGGAGCGTGTGGCAGTGGCCTAA
- a CDS encoding mechanosensitive ion channel family protein, giving the protein MTPSQLTDFLYADFLEWLRVGLRFLPRIAIAILILFIFTFLSRRISRLVVRGFDRFSDNMSVINLTGAVVRVVIMAVGLFTALSVLGLDKAVTSLLAGAGVIALALGFAFQDLTANFISGTMIALARPIQVGDTIETNGFTGVVLDIKLRSIVLDNGQGQTVELPSKDVFQKPIINFSRIGYRRIELLAGISYLDDLALAQRVAVEAVRQLPFVLQSPSTELYYRNFGDNNLQFALWFWINPTQTGPALALSEAIKAVKTAFTEHQILFVFAGHTFDLKQKLAPPTPANE; this is encoded by the coding sequence ATGACGCCTTCGCAGCTTACAGACTTTCTATACGCCGATTTTTTGGAATGGCTTCGAGTGGGACTTCGCTTCCTGCCACGAATCGCCATTGCCATACTTATCCTATTCATTTTCACCTTTTTATCCCGCCGAATCAGCCGGTTAGTAGTACGCGGCTTCGACCGGTTCAGCGACAACATGTCGGTCATCAACCTGACCGGGGCCGTGGTGCGGGTGGTCATTATGGCGGTGGGCCTGTTCACGGCACTGAGCGTATTAGGGCTCGACAAGGCCGTTACGTCATTACTGGCCGGAGCTGGCGTAATTGCGCTGGCACTGGGGTTTGCCTTCCAGGATTTGACGGCCAACTTTATTTCAGGCACTATGATTGCACTCGCCCGCCCCATTCAGGTAGGCGACACTATTGAAACCAACGGCTTCACAGGGGTTGTACTCGACATAAAACTGCGCTCGATTGTTCTCGACAACGGGCAGGGACAGACCGTTGAACTACCCAGCAAAGACGTATTTCAAAAGCCAATTATCAACTTTTCGCGCATCGGGTACCGGCGTATCGAACTGCTGGCGGGCATTTCGTATCTCGATGATCTGGCGTTGGCACAACGAGTGGCGGTGGAGGCCGTGCGGCAGTTACCATTTGTATTGCAAAGCCCATCTACCGAGTTATACTACCGGAATTTCGGCGACAACAATCTGCAATTTGCGCTGTGGTTCTGGATCAATCCAACTCAAACCGGCCCGGCTCTGGCCCTGAGCGAAGCCATCAAAGCTGTAAAAACAGCCTTCACCGAACATCAGATTCTCTTCGTTTTCGCGGGCCACACCTTCGACCTTAAACAGAAGCTGGCCCCACCTACTCCAGCAAACGAGTAG